From Deltaproteobacteria bacterium, one genomic window encodes:
- the neuC gene encoding UDP-N-acetylglucosamine 2-epimerase (hydrolyzing), protein MNKICVVTGTRAEYGLLYWIMKEIQEDPELKLQVVVAGMHLSPQFGSTYKLIEEDGFHIDQKVEMFLADDSALGISRATGEATQGFAEAFEKLKPNMVVVLGDRFEVLAAATAALISRIPIAHIHGGETTLGAFDDSIRHAITKMSYLHFAAAEPYRSTIIQMGEDPARVFSFGAPGLDNVDRLSLLSKEELEKSLGFSFQDLTFLVTYHPVTLDEKGSQDHVHQLLAGLDQFPKAKIIFTQSNADPDNKVITDFMQAYVSRNKGRAVFFASLGQARYLSVMKHVDVVIGNSSSGIIEAPSFKKATVNIGDRQKGRLMSDSIISCEENVVSIVEAIRKAINPDFQSQLIFVKNLYGSGGASLKIKNALKSFTSQEFSLKKEFFHSRSKRVLVIAPHPDDETLGAGGALLRHRAEGDEINWLIMTHIKEDTVYPEEFKKIREEEIQKIVNFYGFKRKIQFPYHTTKLDTYPAGEVIGRLSQVINEIRPDVMYVPNRSDIHSDHRMTFEYAMACSKTFRFPFLKKVLMYETISETDLATPFPDNVFTPNVFVDVTLYVEKKLKAMKIYQSELGEHPFPRSLEALKALTILRGSVAHVKHAEAFMLLKEV, encoded by the coding sequence ATGAATAAAATCTGTGTCGTAACAGGAACGCGTGCGGAGTACGGTCTCCTCTATTGGATTATGAAAGAAATCCAGGAGGATCCCGAACTAAAATTACAAGTGGTTGTTGCCGGAATGCATCTGTCCCCTCAGTTTGGTTCTACCTATAAATTGATCGAGGAGGACGGTTTTCATATTGATCAGAAGGTCGAAATGTTTCTGGCCGATGATTCGGCGCTTGGAATTTCCAGGGCGACGGGAGAAGCGACCCAAGGATTTGCCGAGGCGTTTGAAAAGCTAAAACCCAATATGGTTGTCGTGCTCGGGGACCGGTTCGAGGTGTTGGCTGCAGCCACGGCGGCCCTGATTTCCAGAATTCCCATCGCGCATATCCATGGAGGAGAGACGACGCTTGGAGCTTTTGATGATTCAATCCGTCATGCAATCACCAAGATGTCGTATCTTCATTTTGCGGCGGCGGAGCCTTACCGTTCCACGATTATTCAGATGGGAGAAGACCCGGCAAGAGTTTTTTCCTTTGGAGCTCCAGGTCTCGATAATGTGGACCGGCTTTCACTTCTCAGCAAGGAGGAGTTAGAAAAATCCCTTGGTTTTTCTTTTCAAGATCTAACCTTTCTAGTGACTTACCACCCGGTTACACTGGATGAAAAAGGATCCCAAGATCATGTTCATCAACTCCTGGCGGGATTAGACCAATTTCCAAAGGCTAAGATTATCTTTACCCAGTCGAATGCCGATCCCGATAACAAGGTTATTACAGACTTCATGCAGGCCTATGTTAGTAGGAACAAGGGGCGGGCTGTCTTTTTTGCCTCGCTCGGACAGGCCCGTTACCTCAGTGTAATGAAGCATGTGGATGTCGTCATTGGAAATTCCTCGAGCGGTATTATCGAGGCTCCCTCTTTCAAGAAGGCAACGGTTAACATCGGTGATCGGCAGAAGGGTCGACTCATGTCCGATTCGATTATTTCTTGTGAAGAAAATGTCGTGTCGATTGTGGAGGCGATCCGGAAGGCGATAAACCCGGATTTTCAGTCTCAACTTATTTTTGTGAAAAACCTCTACGGAAGCGGAGGGGCCTCCTTGAAAATTAAAAATGCCCTAAAAAGTTTCACCTCCCAAGAGTTTTCACTTAAGAAAGAGTTTTTTCATTCCCGATCAAAGAGGGTTTTAGTTATTGCACCTCACCCCGATGATGAAACTCTAGGGGCTGGCGGGGCTCTTTTAAGACACAGGGCTGAGGGAGATGAGATTAATTGGCTCATCATGACCCATATCAAGGAGGATACGGTCTATCCGGAGGAATTTAAAAAAATCCGGGAGGAAGAGATTCAAAAAATTGTAAACTTCTACGGTTTTAAACGGAAGATCCAATTTCCCTACCATACAACCAAACTTGATACCTACCCCGCGGGGGAGGTCATTGGTCGGCTGAGTCAAGTTATCAATGAGATTAGGCCGGATGTGATGTATGTCCCAAACCGCAGTGATATTCATTCCGATCATCGAATGACTTTTGAATATGCAATGGCGTGCAGCAAGACTTTTCGGTTTCCTTTTTTAAAAAAGGTGCTGATGTATGAAACGATTTCTGAAACGGATCTTGCAACACCTTTTCCCGACAATGTTTTTACGCCCAATGTGTTTGTTGATGTGACGCTCTATGTAGAGAAAAAATTAAAGGCGATGAAGATTTACCAGTCCGAACTGGGGGAACATCCTTTTCCTCGCAGTCTGGAAGCCCTCAAAGCTCTTACCATTCTGAGAGGATCGGTCGCTCATGTGAAGCATGCTGAGGCCTTTATGCTTCTCAAGGAGGTCTAA
- the neuB gene encoding N-acetylneuraminate synthase codes for MAHTFIIAEAGVNHNGSLDLAKKLVDIAVVAGADAVKFQTFKAEHLVTKGLDRADYQKTNLGGGETQFEMLKRLELSQNDFASLKEYCDRQKILFLSTPFDQESALFLVREIGMTHVKIPSGELTNLPFLRFLASLKKPLILSTGMADLQEVRVAVRTLRQISEKTALTLLHCTTSYPCPEEEVNLQAMQTLRETFSAPVGYSDHTLGWEIPVAAVALGASVIEKHFTLDRQMKGPDHQASLEPEELKSMIKSIRKIEIALGSAEKRPTASELRIREFGRRSLVTAKPLLAGSALQEIDLVARRAGVGISPAERDRLIGRRLKVDKAEGEVIRWEDLREEHS; via the coding sequence ATGGCTCACACTTTCATTATTGCGGAGGCAGGCGTTAATCACAACGGCTCGCTCGACTTGGCCAAGAAACTGGTCGATATTGCTGTCGTGGCCGGAGCCGATGCGGTAAAGTTTCAGACATTTAAAGCGGAACATTTAGTGACGAAGGGGCTTGACCGAGCGGATTACCAAAAAACCAATCTGGGTGGTGGCGAGACACAATTTGAGATGCTCAAGCGTCTCGAGCTCTCGCAGAACGACTTCGCCAGCCTGAAAGAGTATTGTGACCGCCAAAAAATACTTTTTCTCTCAACCCCATTTGATCAAGAGAGTGCGCTTTTTTTGGTCCGGGAGATTGGCATGACCCATGTGAAGATTCCATCCGGGGAGCTGACGAACCTTCCGTTCCTCCGCTTCCTGGCCTCCCTGAAGAAACCGCTCATTCTTTCAACGGGGATGGCGGACCTTCAGGAAGTAAGGGTGGCTGTTCGGACCCTCCGGCAAATTTCCGAAAAAACAGCGCTGACTCTTTTGCATTGCACGACAAGTTACCCCTGCCCCGAAGAGGAGGTAAATCTGCAGGCGATGCAGACCCTACGAGAGACTTTCAGTGCGCCGGTTGGTTATTCCGATCACACCTTGGGATGGGAGATCCCCGTCGCTGCGGTTGCGCTGGGCGCCTCTGTGATTGAAAAGCATTTTACTTTGGATCGTCAGATGAAAGGACCGGATCATCAAGCCTCGTTGGAACCCGAGGAATTGAAATCGATGATTAAGTCGATCCGGAAAATCGAGATAGCCCTCGGTTCTGCAGAAAAGAGACCGACCGCCTCTGAACTGCGTATTCGTGAGTTTGGCAGGAGGAGTCTTGTCACGGCAAAACCACTTTTGGCGGGGAGTGCCTTGCAGGAGATCGATCTCGTGGCACGTCGTGCCGGGGTTGGCATCTCTCCGGCGGAACGGGATCGTCTGATTGGGCGTCGGTTGAAGGTGGACAAGGCTGAAGGAGAGGTCATTCGCTGGGAAGATTTAAGAGAGGAGCACTCATGA
- a CDS encoding NTP transferase domain-containing protein → MKNGFEKLLIANSLSVKETMRKMDEVGEKILFVMDAEMKLCGSVTDGDLRRWILKEGGLAEPIFKVYHKNPVFFSGDEKIESIRQKMIERKIDAAPVVDRENRVVDVLFVRELTGKGTNVSRKPMRIPVLVMAGGKGTRLDPFTRILPKPLIPFGEKPIIEIIMDHFQEFGCHDFFLTVNYKGKMIQTYFEQPENGYQVKLVWEDQPTGTAGSLKLAAPHIDAPHFFVTNCDILVKADYEDIYRFHHSNHYDITVVGSVQHLSVPFGVLEVKNGGHLDRIVEKPELDLLVNTGMYVVRREAADLIPEGVKFDFNEFMTKVKETGGRVGVYPVSQQSWIDLGQWQEYHTALRNLEG, encoded by the coding sequence ATGAAGAACGGTTTTGAAAAACTGCTCATTGCCAATTCTCTTTCCGTGAAAGAGACGATGAGGAAAATGGATGAGGTTGGAGAGAAAATACTTTTTGTTATGGATGCCGAGATGAAACTCTGCGGGAGTGTGACAGATGGGGATCTCAGGCGGTGGATTTTGAAAGAGGGAGGCTTGGCGGAGCCGATCTTCAAGGTCTATCACAAGAATCCCGTTTTCTTTTCAGGGGATGAAAAAATAGAATCAATTCGGCAAAAAATGATCGAACGAAAGATCGATGCGGCGCCGGTCGTCGATCGAGAAAACCGTGTGGTCGATGTTCTCTTTGTAAGGGAGCTCACTGGGAAAGGAACAAACGTCTCAAGAAAGCCGATGCGTATACCGGTCCTGGTCATGGCCGGTGGAAAGGGGACACGATTGGATCCTTTTACGCGAATTCTTCCCAAACCACTTATTCCATTCGGAGAGAAGCCGATCATAGAAATTATCATGGATCATTTTCAGGAATTTGGATGTCACGATTTCTTTTTGACGGTGAATTATAAAGGCAAGATGATCCAGACCTATTTTGAACAGCCTGAAAATGGCTATCAGGTGAAGCTGGTCTGGGAGGATCAGCCGACAGGGACGGCCGGTAGTCTCAAGTTGGCTGCTCCTCACATCGATGCGCCGCACTTTTTCGTCACCAATTGTGATATTCTGGTGAAGGCAGATTATGAAGATATTTACCGGTTTCATCATTCCAACCATTACGACATCACTGTGGTCGGCTCCGTTCAGCATCTGTCGGTCCCCTTCGGGGTTCTGGAGGTGAAAAATGGCGGACATCTCGACCGGATCGTCGAGAAACCGGAGCTTGATCTTCTTGTGAACACCGGCATGTATGTTGTCAGGCGAGAAGCGGCAGATCTGATTCCGGAAGGGGTAAAGTTCGACTTTAACGAGTTTATGACGAAGGTGAAGGAGACGGGAGGGCGCGTCGGGGTTTATCCCGTGAGCCAACAATCGTGGATTGATCTAGGGCAGTGGCAGGAATATCACACGGCCTTAAGAAACCTGGAAGGATGA
- a CDS encoding Gfo/Idh/MocA family oxidoreductase, whose translation MNLNILICGLGSIGKRHARLIQENYPHRLYALRTGKGQEKNDLGITELSSWDEVDQHHFDVAFITNPTFLHIETARRCAERKMHLFIEKPIDCQLAGLDDLLATVEQHRLTSYVAYPLRFHPAIRRLKEKLKGEEIKSCRMVCTSFLSDWRPNQDVKKSYSARRDQGGGVLLDLSHEIDLAAYLFGEVERIQGKMERRGEVTIDAEDFADLKITHEKSATEVYLDCANRQTQRFLEVKTRNSFEKVNLLDDKNPLYEAQLDCFFKNLDNPKIDNNLFEASRLFRKIVAFRNKGLSWQTSAS comes from the coding sequence ATGAACCTCAATATCCTCATTTGTGGTCTCGGTTCGATCGGCAAGAGGCATGCCCGATTGATTCAGGAGAACTATCCACATCGTCTTTACGCCCTTCGAACCGGCAAGGGGCAGGAGAAGAATGATTTAGGCATCACGGAGCTCTCTTCGTGGGACGAAGTGGACCAACATCATTTTGATGTTGCCTTTATTACGAACCCGACATTTCTCCACATTGAGACCGCCCGCCGCTGTGCGGAGAGAAAGATGCATCTTTTTATTGAAAAACCGATTGATTGCCAGCTGGCCGGCCTGGACGATCTTTTGGCAACCGTTGAACAGCATCGTTTGACGAGTTACGTCGCCTATCCTTTGAGATTTCATCCAGCGATCCGGCGTTTGAAGGAAAAGTTAAAAGGGGAGGAGATAAAATCGTGCCGGATGGTCTGTACCTCCTTTCTTTCGGATTGGCGGCCGAATCAAGACGTCAAAAAGAGTTACTCGGCCCGTCGCGATCAGGGAGGGGGGGTGCTTCTCGATCTCTCCCACGAAATTGATTTAGCGGCATATCTCTTTGGGGAGGTCGAACGGATTCAAGGAAAAATGGAGCGACGGGGAGAGGTCACGATTGATGCAGAGGATTTTGCGGATCTGAAGATCACCCATGAAAAATCGGCAACAGAGGTTTATCTTGATTGTGCCAATCGACAAACCCAGAGGTTTCTGGAAGTTAAGACACGAAACTCCTTTGAAAAAGTGAATCTGTTGGATGACAAAAATCCACTTTACGAGGCCCAGCTTGACTGCTTTTTCAAGAATCTTGATAATCCAAAGATAGACAACAATCTCTTTGAGGCCTCACGCCTGTTTCGAAAAATCGTTGCCTTTAGGAATAAAGGCCTTTCATGGCAAACATCCGCGTCATAG
- the hisF gene encoding imidazole glycerol phosphate synthase subunit HisF has protein sequence MANIRVIARLDIKGPNLVKGVHLEGLRVLGKPNHFARHYFETGADEILYMDVVASLYGRNNLLHIVERTAKEVFIPLMVGGGLRSLEDIKAVLRAGADKVALNTAVINRPELIREASRKFGSSTIVVSIEAIKQPDGRYEAFTDNGRQATGVDVFEWAVRAAELGAGEIMITSVDQEGTGRGYAIPLTRKIADAVSIPVIACGGAGQVQHVQEVITEGKADAACVASMLHYQFIQEMEHDEDYSDEGNIEFLKRKRTYSRIQGATIPQIKECLIQNGVCCRTLPKLEEKIVNA, from the coding sequence ATGGCAAACATCCGCGTCATAGCCCGTCTTGATATTAAAGGCCCCAACCTCGTGAAGGGGGTCCATTTGGAAGGGCTTCGTGTCTTGGGAAAACCGAACCACTTTGCCCGCCATTACTTTGAGACCGGGGCGGATGAGATCCTTTATATGGATGTGGTCGCAAGCCTTTACGGGAGAAACAATCTCCTTCACATCGTTGAGAGGACTGCCAAAGAGGTCTTTATCCCGCTCATGGTCGGAGGGGGGCTTCGATCCCTTGAGGATATCAAGGCGGTTCTTCGTGCCGGAGCCGACAAGGTAGCGCTCAACACGGCGGTGATCAACCGGCCTGAACTGATTCGGGAGGCATCGCGCAAGTTTGGATCTTCCACGATCGTTGTTTCTATTGAGGCGATTAAACAGCCTGATGGGCGGTACGAGGCGTTTACGGATAATGGACGGCAGGCGACGGGAGTTGATGTCTTTGAGTGGGCGGTTCGCGCGGCCGAACTGGGTGCTGGTGAGATTATGATAACGTCGGTTGATCAGGAGGGAACCGGTCGTGGCTACGCTATTCCACTCACCCGGAAGATTGCCGATGCTGTTTCGATTCCTGTGATTGCCTGCGGGGGAGCCGGGCAGGTACAGCACGTGCAAGAGGTCATTACGGAAGGAAAGGCGGACGCCGCTTGTGTCGCCTCGATGCTGCATTATCAGTTTATTCAGGAGATGGAGCATGACGAGGATTATTCTGACGAGGGGAATATCGAATTTTTGAAAAGAAAGAGGACCTACAGCCGGATTCAGGGGGCGACGATTCCCCAGATTAAAGAGTGTTTGATTCAAAATGGGGTCTGCTGCCGCACCCTGCCCAAGTTAGAGGAGAAAATTGTCAACGCCTAG
- the hisH gene encoding imidazole glycerol phosphate synthase subunit HisH: MFSVKHACERVGLEATITSSIPEIIQADAVILPGVGAFGDAMEQLKALDLISPLKDLVGSSKPFIGICLGYQLLLSESEEFGSHKGLGIVKGSVKRFDQPREGDHILSVPHVGWNQIWKDTTTSWEGSPLRGTTPGDYVYFCHSYYVQPEDQSVALTRTHYGHYDFISSLRCQNVFGFQFHPEKSGPVGLEMYQNIAKLIGA, encoded by the coding sequence ATGTTCAGCGTGAAACACGCTTGTGAGCGGGTCGGGCTGGAGGCGACGATTACCTCCTCGATTCCTGAAATCATACAGGCCGATGCGGTGATCTTGCCCGGTGTCGGTGCCTTCGGTGACGCGATGGAGCAGTTGAAGGCGCTTGATCTCATCTCTCCCCTTAAAGATCTGGTTGGTTCTTCCAAACCGTTTATCGGTATCTGTCTTGGCTATCAGTTGCTCTTGAGTGAGAGTGAGGAGTTTGGATCCCATAAGGGGTTGGGTATTGTGAAAGGCTCTGTCAAACGGTTTGATCAGCCACGTGAGGGAGATCATATCTTGAGCGTCCCGCATGTCGGATGGAATCAAATCTGGAAGGATACGACGACCTCCTGGGAAGGGAGCCCGCTTCGGGGAACGACCCCCGGCGACTATGTCTATTTTTGCCACTCCTATTATGTCCAGCCGGAGGATCAGAGTGTGGCACTGACACGCACGCACTATGGCCATTACGATTTTATTTCGAGTCTGCGTTGCCAGAATGTTTTTGGTTTTCAGTTCCATCCCGAAAAAAGCGGTCCGGTCGGTCTTGAGATGTATCAAAATATTGCGAAATTGATTGGTGCGTAA
- a CDS encoding N-acetyl sugar amidotransferase, with protein sequence MESKYGAPAEVKFCKRCVMPNQRPSSSNEWAHTAGSRHKFIHFDEEGVCSACRFAEAKDQKIDWQEREKELLNLLSRYRSKDGSYDCLVPGSGGKDSCYASHLLKYKYGMHPLTVTWAPHLYTDVGWNNHQNWVHVGGFDNYLFTPNGRIHQLLTRNAVLNLLHPFQPFILGQKTFATKMAVKFNLPLVFYGEAPGEYGANVSIHQKKFSTGETTTGKDQDEGFRLDFTRGRSGENIYLGGKSVSEYLREGTTLGDLDPYLPLDPQIAQSKNLEFHYLGYYIKWIPQEAYYYAVEHTGFQANPVRTEGTYSKYNSIDDKTDGYFYYTTYMKFGYGRATQDAAQEIRNKHLTREEGVALVRRYDGEFPERYYKEFLEYISMTDTEFKALCDKFRSPHLWEQTKEGWRLRHVVS encoded by the coding sequence ATGGAATCAAAGTACGGTGCCCCTGCCGAGGTGAAATTTTGCAAGAGATGTGTGATGCCGAACCAGAGGCCCTCGTCCAGCAATGAGTGGGCCCATACGGCAGGGAGCAGGCATAAATTTATTCATTTTGATGAGGAAGGCGTCTGCTCTGCCTGTCGCTTTGCTGAGGCCAAGGATCAAAAAATTGATTGGCAAGAGAGGGAGAAGGAGCTGCTGAATCTCCTCAGCCGGTATCGTAGCAAGGATGGTTCTTATGACTGCCTCGTTCCCGGGAGTGGGGGGAAGGACAGTTGCTATGCCTCCCACCTCCTCAAGTACAAATACGGGATGCATCCGTTGACCGTTACCTGGGCCCCCCATCTCTACACGGATGTCGGTTGGAATAATCATCAAAACTGGGTGCATGTCGGCGGGTTTGATAATTACCTTTTTACCCCCAACGGACGGATTCACCAGTTGTTAACCCGAAATGCGGTCTTAAATCTCCTTCATCCGTTTCAGCCGTTTATTCTGGGACAAAAAACCTTTGCGACCAAGATGGCGGTCAAATTTAACCTTCCTCTTGTTTTCTATGGGGAGGCGCCGGGGGAGTATGGGGCGAATGTTTCTATCCACCAGAAGAAATTCTCAACAGGTGAAACGACGACCGGAAAGGATCAGGACGAAGGTTTTCGGCTCGATTTCACTCGCGGGCGCAGTGGTGAGAATATTTATTTAGGAGGCAAATCGGTTTCGGAATATCTTCGTGAAGGGACAACGCTCGGGGATTTGGATCCCTATCTTCCGCTCGATCCACAGATTGCGCAAAGCAAGAATCTCGAGTTCCATTACCTCGGTTATTACATCAAATGGATTCCTCAAGAGGCGTATTACTATGCGGTGGAGCATACCGGTTTTCAGGCGAATCCTGTGAGGACCGAGGGGACCTATTCCAAATACAACAGCATTGACGACAAAACGGACGGTTATTTCTACTACACGACCTACATGAAGTTTGGTTACGGTCGGGCGACCCAGGATGCGGCGCAGGAGATCCGCAACAAGCATCTGACCCGCGAGGAAGGGGTGGCGCTTGTTCGTAGGTATGACGGGGAGTTCCCGGAACGGTATTACAAGGAATTTTTGGAATATATTTCAATGACGGATACAGAATTTAAGGCCCTCTGCGACAAATTTCGCTCTCCCCATTTGTGGGAGCAGACGAAAGAGGGTTGGCGATTACGGCACGTGGTGTCGTGA
- a CDS encoding N-acetyl sugar amidotransferase, whose translation MSKIIKVTDEIKDGQLPKLPKEIKFCSRCVVSNQRPRIGFDENNVCSACHWAYEKQSLVNWDAREHELVKLLDQYRSKDGSYDVVVPGSGGKDSSIVAHKLKHKYGMHPLTITWAPFMYTDIGWKNYVDFKDSGFDNILCYPDGKLHRKLSLLAFDLLGDAWEPFAYGQQSWAFQIATRFNIPLVFFGENGELEYGGTTRNKNKAGEPLEEWAEIYYKDSGISYLVEQGLKRNVFTKEEVHSKLFELYEVPDLDAMKRVGTQMHWWSYYNKWVPQEHYYYAVEHTGFTANPVRSEGTYSKYASLDDKTDGFHFYLAFIKFGIGRCTSDAAHEIRDGHLTRDEGVALVHKYDGEFPIKYYKEFLDYLGINDQEFWQVCDKFRQPHIWDKVDGKWALKHRVDYIPPLAQR comes from the coding sequence ATGTCAAAAATCATCAAGGTAACCGACGAGATTAAAGACGGGCAGCTGCCGAAGTTGCCGAAGGAGATCAAATTTTGTTCGCGGTGCGTTGTTTCTAATCAGCGTCCTCGAATTGGGTTTGATGAAAACAATGTCTGCAGTGCCTGTCATTGGGCCTATGAAAAACAGAGTTTGGTGAATTGGGATGCAAGGGAGCACGAACTCGTGAAACTCCTCGACCAGTATCGTTCCAAAGACGGGAGCTATGATGTCGTCGTTCCTGGCAGTGGTGGTAAGGACAGTTCCATTGTGGCCCACAAACTAAAACACAAGTATGGAATGCATCCGCTCACGATCACCTGGGCCCCCTTCATGTATACCGATATCGGGTGGAAAAACTATGTCGACTTCAAGGACTCTGGTTTTGACAACATCCTTTGTTATCCAGATGGCAAGCTCCATCGGAAGCTCTCTTTATTGGCATTTGATCTCCTGGGAGATGCCTGGGAACCGTTCGCCTACGGCCAACAGTCTTGGGCGTTTCAGATCGCGACCCGCTTCAATATCCCACTTGTTTTTTTCGGTGAAAATGGGGAACTCGAGTACGGCGGGACGACACGCAACAAAAATAAGGCGGGGGAGCCGCTCGAGGAATGGGCAGAGATTTACTACAAAGACTCAGGCATTTCCTATTTGGTGGAGCAGGGTCTGAAAAGAAATGTTTTTACGAAGGAGGAGGTCCACTCCAAGCTGTTTGAGCTTTACGAGGTCCCGGATCTCGATGCGATGAAGAGGGTTGGCACCCAAATGCATTGGTGGTCGTACTACAATAAGTGGGTACCCCAGGAGCACTACTATTACGCCGTGGAGCATACCGGGTTTACTGCCAATCCGGTTCGGTCAGAAGGGACCTATTCCAAATATGCCAGTTTGGATGACAAGACCGATGGGTTTCATTTTTATCTTGCGTTCATCAAATTCGGGATTGGGCGATGCACCTCAGATGCGGCACACGAGATTCGTGACGGGCATCTCACGCGAGACGAGGGGGTCGCCCTGGTTCATAAATATGACGGAGAGTTTCCGATTAAGTATTACAAGGAATTTCTTGATTATCTCGGTATCAACGACCAGGAGTTCTGGCAGGTTTGTGATAAATTCCGTCAGCCCCACATCTGGGACAAGGTCGATGGGAAGTGGGCGTTAAAACATCGCGTCGATTATATTCCTCCCCTTGCGCAAAGATAA
- a CDS encoding aldolase catalytic domain-containing protein, which yields MSHKISILDCTLRDGGYYNHWDYSPELVAFYLSAMGNARVDAIEIGFRLLDKKGFKGPYAYSTDEFLSKLSLPKAVLIGVMVNAKDLLVYESGPEAAVGKLFQPQNLSPIGLVRVAAHFQEVEQCGPLVRRLREKGYQVGFNLMQSGGRSREEIEKVARIISGWNAVDILYFADSLGNMNPSSMGEIVLALRSFWKGPIGFHAHDNMGLALQNCLVAAESGVEWLDGTILGMGRGAGNVRTEHLLIELQRKGLGDFYPDAVFPLALEHFEELRQKYGWGMNLLYYLSASYGIHPTYVQELLGGQSYEPHHLISALEFLKKEGGRSYSQSQMKRAVLKPQGASEGTWIATGWAKGRDFLLIAPGPGTTRYREAILQFIERTNPVVICLNANSSFPWEKVTAYAACHQARLLLDSEALCSLRKPLIAPLGAIPDPVQSKFSNVEILNYGLQVEEGVFRTSSTGCTIPSSLVAAYVMALAVSSGARRTLLAGFDGFGASDPRQAEMMHVLNCYPQIGREVPLLAVTPTSYPVTQSSVYAPDL from the coding sequence ATGTCTCATAAAATTTCAATCCTGGACTGCACGCTCCGGGATGGCGGTTACTACAACCACTGGGATTATTCTCCGGAGCTCGTTGCCTTTTATCTTTCGGCGATGGGGAATGCACGGGTCGATGCGATTGAGATCGGCTTTCGTCTCCTGGACAAGAAGGGGTTTAAAGGGCCGTATGCCTACAGTACGGATGAATTTCTTTCAAAACTTTCGCTCCCCAAGGCGGTTCTGATCGGTGTCATGGTCAATGCGAAGGACCTTTTAGTTTATGAGAGTGGTCCTGAGGCGGCTGTTGGCAAATTGTTTCAGCCCCAAAACCTCTCTCCGATTGGTCTTGTGCGTGTGGCCGCCCATTTTCAGGAGGTCGAACAGTGCGGCCCCCTTGTCCGGCGCCTTAGGGAAAAGGGATATCAGGTTGGCTTCAATTTGATGCAGAGCGGTGGACGGAGCCGGGAAGAGATTGAGAAGGTGGCAAGGATCATCTCGGGATGGAACGCCGTCGATATCCTTTATTTCGCCGATTCGCTTGGGAATATGAATCCATCCTCCATGGGAGAGATTGTTTTAGCCTTAAGATCTTTCTGGAAAGGCCCGATCGGATTTCATGCCCATGACAATATGGGACTCGCCCTCCAAAACTGTCTGGTTGCTGCTGAGTCTGGGGTTGAGTGGCTGGACGGAACGATCCTTGGAATGGGGCGTGGGGCCGGCAACGTTCGGACTGAACATCTTCTTATTGAACTTCAGCGGAAAGGCCTCGGGGATTTTTACCCGGATGCCGTTTTCCCTCTTGCCCTCGAGCATTTTGAGGAGCTTCGGCAGAAATATGGATGGGGCATGAATCTCCTCTACTATCTTTCCGCCTCCTACGGAATCCACCCGACCTACGTTCAGGAGCTCCTCGGCGGGCAGTCTTACGAACCTCATCACCTGATTTCGGCCCTGGAGTTTCTTAAAAAAGAGGGGGGGCGATCCTATTCCCAAAGTCAGATGAAAAGGGCAGTCTTGAAACCTCAGGGGGCATCCGAGGGGACCTGGATAGCGACCGGGTGGGCCAAGGGACGTGATTTTTTGTTGATAGCGCCCGGTCCCGGTACTACTCGGTATCGGGAGGCGATACTGCAGTTTATCGAGAGGACAAATCCGGTCGTGATCTGTCTCAATGCCAACAGCAGTTTCCCCTGGGAAAAGGTGACCGCCTACGCCGCCTGTCATCAGGCGAGGCTCTTGCTTGATTCTGAGGCGCTTTGTTCGCTCCGAAAGCCGCTTATCGCGCCGCTTGGTGCGATCCCCGATCCGGTCCAGTCCAAATTCAGCAATGTGGAAATTTTAAACTATGGCCTCCAGGTTGAGGAGGGGGTTTTTCGGACCTCTTCAACAGGATGCACGATTCCGTCCTCGCTGGTCGCCGCATATGTGATGGCGCTGGCGGTCTCGAGCGGGGCACGGCGGACGCTGCTTGCTGGCTTCGATGGTTTTGGGGCGAGTGATCCACGTCAAGCGGAGATGATGCATGTTTTGAACTGCTATCCCCAGATTGGTCGTGAAGTTCCTCTGCTTGCAGTAACACCAACCTCTTATCCAGTGACACAGAGTTCGGTTTATGCTCCTGACTTATAA